aaagtgttgcaatgactggcaacttgctgtaaatgttcaaatggctctgagcactatgggacttaacttctgaggtcatcagtcccttagaacttagaactacttaaacataactaacctaaggacatcacacacatccatgcccgaggcaggattcgaacctgtgaccgtagcggtcgcacggttccagactgtagcgcctagaaccacacagccactccagccggcaagtaaatgttcaaaaatgaaacattttccactccacaaaacaaaaaatcaaaaaccatagcatcctatgaatataacaatattgagtcacagctggaatctatGAATTCTGAAAATCCTTAGTAGGGACATGAAGCGGAACAATCATGTAGCCTGAGTTATGGGTAAATCAGGAAGCAGACATCAGTTTATTGATAGAaaactagggaaatgcagtcaggcTGCAAAGGAGACCACTTACAAACCATCTGTGTGGCCCACTCCTgaatattgctctagtgtgtgGGACCAGTACTAAATAGGATTAGTACTGGCAGAGGATATTTAACATATACAGGGAAGGGCAGATAAATTGTCAAAGGTTTGTCTGACACATGGAAGTGTGTCAATGATATATTGAAACAATGGCCTGACAGACTAAGATATGTGGACACTATCCTGATGGAATctaccaacaaagtttcaagacCCAGCTTTAAATGATAGCTATAGTAATATGCTACAACCCCCTGTATACTGCTCCCATAGGGATCTTGAGGATATGGTTAGATTAGTTACATcatgcacagaagcatttaaacaatcatctTTCCCACactccgtatgtgaatggaatgtGAAAAGCCCTAATAAATGGTGCAGTGAAagataccctctgtcatgcacttgacAGTGATTCGCAGAGTGTAGATGTTAATCAACAAACTTCTgtaatcaaacacacacacaacctacCTTTTCGTATTTACTGCAATACTAACACTTACCGTCAATGGTGGAATGATAGCGGGAAGCCACAGCCAAGTGTCATCTGCATTTGCTGGAGAGATTGTACTATTACTGGAAGGGATCTTTCTGCAAATTGGTGTAGTTGGAGTAGTAGTAGTGACCACACTACCAGAAGTAGCAGCAGTGGAGGCTGTTTTGGTGAGAACAGCCGGTGAATTGCATTCATAGCTGATTGGAGACAAGGTTCTTGAGGACCATGCTGAGTCCACAGGGCTAATGGAGTCCAAGCTGTTGAGAAGTGGAGGAGATCCAGAAAAAGTTAGTTCTGGGCAAGTACTCCCTGGTGTGTACACTGGTGATATAGATTTCACTGACTTCACACCATCATCAGTTTCATTGTCTTGCTTTGGAATTTCAATACACAATGCTTTTCCCAATTTCTCCAGATCTGACTTGGCTGTATGTGGCACAAGTGAATGTGGTTCATCATGTAATACACAGCCACCATTGCTTATAATGACAGATATTCCATCACTGGAATATGTCATGAAACTACAATCATTGTCTGAGTATGCAGGGCTAGTTGGCTCTGGGATGTCCCTTTCTCCACCGAGTTCTAATACAGATGATGCTCTTAAGTCTAATTCCTCAGGCTGCGTTCTTGTTTGCACTGGAAATTTGACAGTTTGAGCATAGCTTTCCCTGGAATGTTCCAATCTTTTCATGCTTTTATCAGCCAAAAGTTCAGGTACAGTATGTCCAATATTGTCTTTGCCACACTTGTTCCTACTATTTGTCAGTTGTGGAACATTTATTTTCAGCTTCTCTTTTCTTGCTGTAGGCAGCGTGCTGCCGCTCTCACGTTGTTTGGTTGGCAATATTAACTCAGCTTGTCTGGATGATTTTGTTCCCTCAGCAGCCTTTTTTCCAACATTATGTGAAGTAGCCACCTTGTGGCTCTTTCTGGGGGAGTCATTCTTTTGATTAAACTTACCATCAGGCATAAAATCACTGAGTATTTTTTTTTCCATACGAGACTTCTGATGTGGGGTAGACAATGAACTCTTCTGAGACTCTGTGTGTGGTGTCCTACTGTGCTGTTGTGTTGGCGTGGAAGTACCCTGCAACAGAAAATAAATATCCCATGGGTTACTGTGGCAAAATGAGTTTTGCATAAAACTGAATATTAGCTGCATTTAGTATTTTCATCACACCTATAGAAGCTTCTGGCAACTTTTTAAATTTTGCTATTCATTCTCCTTATTGACAAAAAGCCAATTATGTTTGAAGTAGTAAAAACATATTTTGAGTGTAAATAAAACAACAGTTTTATGCCTTTCAGAAGACTTGTCTAGTAGGCAATTATTaatgtgtattttaattttttatatatatacctgccagcactttcatttggtaagtcacatcatctttgtttttatatatatatatacttctgaggtcatcagtcccttagaacttagaactacttaaacataactaacctaaggacatcacacacatccatgcccgaggcaggattcgaacctgtgaccgtagcggtcaacccattacatgcagtctcccatccttcatcaaagacaccaaccactttctcgaatgcctggaatccctacccagtctgttacccccggaaaccatccttgtaaccattgatgccacttccttatacacaaatattccccatgtccagggcctcgctgcgatggagcacttcctttcacgccgattttttttttttaaaagaaagatgatgagacttaccaaacaaaagcgctccggaaaggcaactcactcacccttcacaacctttccagcaaacctcaacctcctctcattgcacacaaacccagtctctcccatctactcaatctcccacttccagctccactccctccaaaacctcaaaattccaatcaacacaatctggaaccacaacaccccaattcagtagttaacctctcctccaaacctctctcccaatccgaaacctctgtcctatccaaaggcctcaccttcagccccactcccagatttaaccaaacagcccttgtcaaagatttactgtcctacacccgtactctctgctggaaatatcactttgccacgaagaaaaatgatcctaatcctactcctaatgatccaactccccaagatactatccaaattgaaccatgcctggaacagttccgtcctccgtcacagcgggacccacctcctcttcctcaaaatcaccc
This genomic stretch from Schistocerca cancellata isolate TAMUIC-IGC-003103 chromosome 2, iqSchCanc2.1, whole genome shotgun sequence harbors:
- the LOC126161606 gene encoding uncharacterized protein LOC126161606, translated to MQTPGGRGGGGGGGGGRRGRNKMAAQQQGTSTPTQQHSRTPHTESQKSSLSTPHQKSRMEKKILSDFMPDGKFNQKNDSPRKSHKVATSHNVGKKAAEGTKSSRQAELILPTKQRESGSTLPTARKEKLKINVPQLTNSRNKCGKDNIGHTVPELLADKSMKRLEHSRESYAQTVKFPVQTRTQPEELDLRASSVLELGGERDIPEPTSPAYSDNDCSFMTYSSDGISVIISNGGCVLHDEPHSLVPHTAKSDLEKLGKALCIEIPKQDNETDDGVKSVKSISPVYTPGSTCPELTFSGSPPLLNSLDSISPVDSAWSSRTLSPISYECNSPAVLTKTASTAATSGSVVTTTTPTTPICRKIPSSNSTISPANADDTWLWLPAIIPPLTLLLRWIWFPAPPPNLPWRDPVLKENEKAALTAHYYLRGPPPDPSNIQCIEGRWKKDPYWRWIPSNGDVSEGGHWYELPTPPEPAQGAWYLVWPAELPMSSSPFIPGHGTWLTGTYYAKNNLMPTMLLPQKNLPLMYM